A window of the Desulforapulum autotrophicum HRM2 genome harbors these coding sequences:
- a CDS encoding transposase gives MRKSYSGKLKAKMAIDMIREQETVAELSSRYQVHRSMLTKWKKEAIEGLPELLSKTKKNKNDDENLIAGLYMKIGQLEVENDYLKKKVEAISS, from the coding sequence ATGAGAAAGAGTTACAGCGGAAAACTTAAGGCAAAAATGGCAATTGATATGATTCGAGAACAAGAAACCGTGGCTGAATTATCATCCAGATATCAAGTTCATCGCTCAATGCTTACCAAATGGAAAAAAGAGGCAATAGAAGGGTTGCCCGAACTTCTTTCAAAGACAAAAAAGAACAAAAATGATGATGAAAATTTGATTGCAGGCTTATACATGAAGATCGGTCAACTCGAAGTAGAGAATGACTATCTAAAAAAAAAGGTTGAGGCAATTAGTAGCTGA
- a CDS encoding tyrosine-type recombinase/integrase gives MDTSMPNDPKFNKYYHKHLQCLKLAGLQPKTIEAYSRAIRRIGNYFDCRVENLTTDQLLDYFNDLLENRSWSAVKLDLYGLKFFYTRVLGKTWEDIPLIKPPKTTRIPDILSVEQLQQLVCATRQLSYRVFFFTAYSLGLRLGEGIRLKAGDIDSVNMRVHIRDAKGNKDRLVPLPEKTLQTLRNFWSVHRHSEFLFPNRKRGLKNAHLVDTPLDRGGIQTAMKAVVTQLGIKKKFHATRFATVMPPICWNPA, from the coding sequence ATGGACACCAGCATGCCCAATGATCCAAAATTCAACAAGTATTACCATAAGCATCTTCAATGCTTGAAACTGGCAGGCCTGCAACCTAAGACCATCGAGGCCTACTCACGGGCGATCAGGCGGATCGGCAACTATTTCGACTGCCGGGTCGAAAACCTGACCACCGACCAACTCCTTGATTACTTCAACGACCTGCTCGAGAACCGTTCCTGGAGTGCAGTCAAGCTCGACCTTTATGGCCTGAAGTTTTTTTACACCAGAGTGCTGGGCAAGACCTGGGAGGACATCCCCCTGATCAAACCACCGAAGACCACCAGGATTCCGGATATTCTTTCGGTAGAACAACTCCAACAACTGGTCTGCGCTACACGACAGTTGAGTTACCGGGTTTTCTTCTTCACAGCCTATTCACTGGGCTTGCGTCTTGGAGAAGGAATCAGGTTGAAGGCCGGCGATATCGATTCTGTCAATATGCGGGTCCACATCCGCGACGCCAAGGGAAACAAGGACAGGTTGGTTCCCCTGCCGGAGAAGACCTTGCAGACCCTGAGAAATTTCTGGTCTGTCCATCGACACTCAGAGTTCCTCTTTCCCAATCGGAAGCGGGGGCTGAAAAATGCACATCTGGTAGATACGCCCTTGGACAGAGGCGGAATTCAGACTGCCATGAAGGCCGTGGTCACGCAACTCGGTATTAAAAAAAAATTTCATGCCACTCGCTTCGCCACAGTTATGCCACCCATATGCTGGAATCCGGCGTAG
- a CDS encoding non-canonical purine NTP pyrophosphatase: MEIRFVTKNPHKAKEVESIIGDIGISIIHAPLKIHEIQTENIYEIVRDKVLKAFEQIGRPVFIEHTGLYISSLNGFPGGLTQLFWDKLETGARNPAKNIV, translated from the coding sequence TTGGAAATCCGTTTTGTAACTAAAAACCCGCATAAGGCTAAGGAAGTAGAGTCCATTATAGGCGATATTGGTATTTCCATAATTCATGCTCCTCTCAAAATTCATGAAATTCAGACTGAAAACATTTATGAAATTGTCAGAGATAAGGTACTAAAGGCTTTCGAGCAAATTGGAAGGCCTGTTTTTATAGAGCATACAGGACTCTATATCAGTAGCCTTAACGGTTTTCCCGGGGGCTTAACACAATTGTTTTGGGATAAATTGGAAACAGGGGCGAGAAATCCAGCCAAAAACATCGTTTAA
- a CDS encoding tyrosine-type recombinase/integrase, producing the protein MGSTLGHKHFSNELGDSFLDDCFGIQPGMKLLNSQVFKVRTIHVLADMLENNCFLKCHQKPGKQASPQFKDILENYGKLQLAKKISKRTLQGKKIILVRFLNFLNKQGITGIEALTSDEVLSYLDTLKEYSSNTRSGIMYTVRDFLLFLHLEKHIKTPLNNLFPVIFTNKYERLPSYYLSEEIHKILCQIDRNTVIGRRDYLILLLAVQFGMRAGDIRQLKFKNIKLSRNTVELVQQKTKRFLQLPVTKELKYALADYLKNSRPNVDDPHIFIKSRSVHPKN; encoded by the coding sequence ATGGGGTCCACTTTAGGTCATAAGCATTTTTCAAATGAATTAGGTGACTCATTCTTGGATGATTGTTTCGGAATTCAGCCAGGTATGAAGCTTTTGAACTCACAGGTTTTTAAAGTAAGAACGATACATGTCTTGGCTGATATGTTGGAAAACAATTGTTTTTTAAAGTGTCATCAAAAACCAGGAAAACAAGCTTCTCCACAGTTTAAAGATATTTTAGAAAACTATGGAAAGCTACAATTAGCAAAAAAAATATCAAAACGAACGCTCCAGGGTAAAAAGATTATTCTGGTTCGATTCCTAAATTTTCTTAATAAACAGGGAATTACTGGCATTGAAGCCCTTACATCAGATGAAGTTTTATCTTATCTTGATACGTTAAAAGAATACAGCTCTAACACCAGATCTGGAATTATGTACACTGTGAGAGATTTTTTATTGTTCCTTCACTTAGAAAAGCATATCAAGACCCCTTTAAATAATTTATTCCCTGTCATTTTTACCAACAAATATGAAAGACTTCCATCATATTATTTATCAGAAGAAATTCATAAAATCCTTTGCCAGATTGACAGAAATACAGTGATCGGGCGTAGAGATTATCTTATTTTGCTTTTAGCTGTCCAGTTTGGCATGCGTGCTGGCGATATCCGTCAACTTAAATTTAAAAACATAAAATTGAGTCGAAACACTGTTGAATTGGTTCAGCAAAAAACAAAAAGATTTCTGCAATTACCAGTGACAAAAGAGTTGAAATACGCTTTAGCCGACTATCTGAAAAATAGTCGACCAAACGTGGATGACCCACATATTTTTATTAAAAGTAGGTCTGTCCATCCGAAAAATTAG
- a CDS encoding DDE-type integrase/transposase/recombinase: MYRAFIRLLTFQFTIIQILFKSKDNLILETIELRQQLMIYQTKKEDSKNITDLTRSLLVALKRTWPKWMDALIIVKPETVINWQRRRFRKYWTKKSAKHKRLGRPSIKLEIRQHIKKIAIENFTWGAPRMYSEFLKLGYTKNQISQRTISRYLKKIRPDDLDKTKGKRQQWKVFLKNHREHIMGMDFFTVPTISFKTLYVFFIIDHARRKIVHFNVTEHPTAEWVVQQLKNAFPFDSAPKYLIFDRDSIFSARVKQFIKDIGIKPKVISYKCPWQNGVAERYVLSVRNDMLNQMIIFNEEHLRDFLNQIFEYYNNERCHWQ; this comes from the coding sequence ATGTATCGGGCGTTTATCCGGCTGTTGACTTTTCAGTTCACAATAATTCAGATCCTGTTCAAATCAAAAGATAACCTTATTTTGGAAACCATAGAACTGCGGCAGCAATTAATGATTTACCAAACAAAGAAAGAAGACTCAAAAAATATCACAGATCTAACCCGTTCGTTGTTAGTCGCATTAAAAAGGACCTGGCCCAAATGGATGGATGCACTGATAATCGTTAAACCCGAAACTGTTATTAACTGGCAAAGGCGGCGTTTCAGAAAATATTGGACCAAAAAGTCAGCTAAACATAAAAGACTTGGCAGGCCATCAATAAAACTGGAAATCCGTCAGCATATAAAAAAAATAGCAATTGAAAACTTTACCTGGGGTGCTCCCAGAATGTATTCTGAGTTTTTGAAACTTGGCTATACTAAAAATCAGATTTCTCAAAGAACCATATCTCGATATCTTAAAAAGATTAGACCCGATGACCTGGATAAGACCAAGGGGAAAAGACAACAATGGAAAGTGTTTTTAAAAAATCATCGCGAGCACATAATGGGTATGGATTTCTTTACCGTCCCAACCATTAGCTTCAAGACTCTTTATGTATTTTTCATTATTGATCATGCGAGGAGAAAAATCGTTCATTTCAATGTTACTGAGCATCCTACAGCAGAGTGGGTAGTTCAGCAGTTGAAAAATGCATTTCCTTTTGACAGCGCTCCAAAGTATTTGATCTTTGACCGGGATTCAATTTTTTCAGCCCGGGTAAAGCAGTTCATTAAGGATATAGGTATAAAGCCAAAAGTGATAAGCTACAAATGTCCCTGGCAAAATGGTGTGGCAGAACGCTATGTCCTTTCGGTTAGAAATGATATGTTAAATCAAATGATCATCTTTAACGAAGAACATTTGAGGGACTTTCTGAACCAAATTTTTGAATATTACAACAATGAAAGATGCCATTGGCAGTAG
- a CDS encoding DUF4062 domain-containing protein: MSKIFKIFVSSTYIDLVKEREQVIKACLEMGHIPVGMEMFSAAEEEQWKIIQRQIDESDYYVILVAHRYGSTTEEGISYTEKEYDYAASKRIPILGFVIDYSAAWQPNWIDQDEKKKRSLISFKEKIKNRLVDFWSDKNELHAKFSIALMKAIANNPRPGWVRDTIQLNLLEYEGQRDFSKIRDFAEQSLNEIGNDTLHIYMTNFDFKKQGSLRDKWHKFFIDKGNRVFQHLIYCIRSADDCDFILGQIETIKEFRAKEGVNINYELRVIFDHAQTDLSPLSLLILDDQKAFLSHDTKNNKKMSLQCYRKKDVEFIKRLWESFLHKDNTLLYSKELGIREDSIKLLLARKSAYLIKDNFKEDEVHRISLLIKDHNIFISEPIGCYLIGSLTNINSVQANDIDLVFLFDGKTCHPEEMIKMTHLPGLVKALNINLNLNGIPYSNNNIGYPTIDILCDWTEYIKKQDAVSVIDIALGNYKMLWGNNDDYLELKNTELNNQLIKQRLATSYNYIKRNCSSKKETLIKIAGKQFLQSFSTIQSSCFNPSLYLKNIEKNSQVLYLKPVLAYYSPESFLGSDIIEEILECYNILRAIEIERCNVQWI; this comes from the coding sequence ATGAGTAAAATATTTAAAATATTTGTTTCGTCTACATATATCGATCTTGTTAAGGAAAGAGAACAGGTCATAAAGGCGTGTCTCGAAATGGGACACATACCTGTAGGAATGGAAATGTTTAGCGCCGCAGAAGAAGAGCAATGGAAGATTATTCAAAGGCAGATTGATGAAAGTGATTATTATGTAATATTGGTGGCTCATCGATATGGCTCTACAACCGAAGAAGGAATTTCTTACACAGAGAAAGAATACGATTATGCTGCCTCAAAACGAATTCCGATTCTTGGTTTTGTAATAGATTATAGCGCTGCTTGGCAACCGAATTGGATAGATCAGGATGAAAAAAAGAAAAGATCACTTATATCTTTTAAAGAGAAAATAAAAAATAGGCTAGTTGACTTTTGGTCTGACAAAAATGAATTACATGCTAAGTTTTCTATCGCACTAATGAAAGCAATTGCAAATAATCCGCGTCCTGGCTGGGTACGAGACACTATACAATTAAATTTGCTAGAGTATGAAGGGCAAAGGGATTTTAGTAAAATTAGAGATTTTGCAGAGCAATCGTTAAATGAAATCGGCAACGATACATTACATATCTACATGACGAACTTTGACTTTAAAAAACAAGGGTCATTAAGAGATAAATGGCATAAATTTTTTATAGATAAAGGAAACAGGGTTTTTCAACACTTAATCTATTGTATTAGAAGCGCTGATGATTGTGATTTTATACTTGGTCAAATTGAAACTATTAAAGAGTTTAGGGCCAAAGAAGGTGTAAATATCAATTACGAGCTCAGGGTTATTTTCGATCATGCCCAAACCGACCTAAGCCCATTGTCTTTATTAATTTTAGATGATCAAAAAGCATTCCTGTCTCACGATACAAAAAATAATAAAAAAATGTCACTTCAATGTTATCGTAAAAAAGATGTAGAGTTTATTAAACGCCTTTGGGAATCATTTTTACATAAAGATAATACGCTTTTGTATAGCAAAGAACTTGGAATAAGAGAGGATAGCATTAAATTGTTATTGGCCAGAAAATCAGCCTACCTAATAAAGGATAACTTTAAAGAAGATGAAGTGCATAGAATTTCTTTGCTAATTAAGGATCACAATATTTTTATCTCAGAACCTATTGGTTGCTATTTAATAGGCAGTCTTACAAATATTAATAGCGTTCAAGCAAATGATATAGACCTTGTTTTTTTATTTGATGGGAAAACATGCCATCCAGAAGAAATGATAAAGATGACACACCTGCCCGGACTTGTTAAGGCGCTAAACATAAACCTCAATCTAAATGGTATACCCTATTCAAATAATAACATAGGTTACCCAACGATCGATATCTTGTGTGATTGGACTGAATATATTAAAAAGCAAGACGCAGTGTCAGTAATCGATATTGCCCTCGGAAATTATAAAATGCTTTGGGGTAATAACGACGATTATTTAGAACTTAAAAACACAGAATTAAACAATCAATTAATTAAACAACGTCTCGCAACGTCATATAACTATATAAAGAGAAACTGTTCCTCAAAAAAAGAGACGCTTATCAAAATCGCAGGGAAACAATTTCTTCAGTCTTTTTCAACCATTCAATCGTCTTGCTTTAATCCAAGTTTATATTTAAAAAACATAGAAAAAAACAGTCAAGTTTTATATTTAAAACCTGTCTTAGCATATTATTCCCCTGAAAGTTTTCTTGGTAGCGATATAATTGAGGAGATCTTGGAATGCTATAATATTTTGAGAGCCATAGAGATAGAGAGGTGTAATGTACAATGGATATAA
- a CDS encoding type II toxin-antitoxin system HipA family toxin, protein MAVKRHIKGPARKSIQVCAHWQGLGNPILMGTLYAAPSRGKEIFSFEYYPAWLKSSHAQVLDPGLMLFSGPQYARDGHDNFGLFLDSSPDRWGRVLMQRREAQQARAEERNVRPLLESEYLLGVYDGHRMGALRFRLGDDEPFLDNQEDMAAPPWTKLRDLEYASLQLEQDDAENDKDYMKWLKMLIAPGGSLGGARPKASVLDENSHPWIAKFPSLRDEINVGKWEYLVCQLAKKAGIVMAHSDIRHFSGEYDTFLTKRFDRTEKGERLHFASAMTLLGKKDGDGGDTGVSYLDLADFLVRNGAQANEDLGQLWRRIVFYVCVSNTDDHLRNHGFMLTDRGWALSPAYDINPVATGGGLALNISKEDNSQDLDLVLSIAPYFRVGKDRANEIIQEITTVVRSWPNMAKRLSIPSRELSVMKSAFRVADEST, encoded by the coding sequence ATGGCTGTAAAACGACATATAAAAGGCCCAGCAAGAAAATCCATTCAAGTTTGCGCTCATTGGCAGGGGTTGGGAAATCCTATTCTGATGGGAACACTTTATGCCGCCCCTTCAAGAGGAAAAGAGATTTTTTCTTTTGAATACTATCCTGCTTGGCTCAAGTCTTCGCATGCACAAGTTCTTGACCCTGGTTTAATGCTATTCTCAGGCCCGCAATATGCTCGCGACGGGCATGATAATTTTGGCTTGTTTCTGGATTCTTCTCCAGATCGCTGGGGCCGTGTTTTAATGCAACGCAGAGAGGCTCAACAAGCGAGAGCAGAAGAAAGAAATGTGCGCCCACTTCTTGAGTCAGAGTATTTACTTGGCGTCTATGATGGTCATCGCATGGGGGCTCTACGCTTTCGCCTGGGAGATGATGAGCCTTTTTTAGACAATCAAGAAGATATGGCTGCACCGCCATGGACAAAATTACGGGATTTGGAATATGCCAGCTTGCAGTTAGAGCAGGATGATGCTGAAAACGACAAGGACTATATGAAGTGGCTGAAAATGCTTATTGCCCCTGGAGGGTCACTTGGTGGGGCACGCCCCAAAGCGAGTGTATTAGACGAGAATAGTCATCCATGGATTGCCAAATTCCCTTCTCTCCGCGATGAAATCAACGTTGGTAAATGGGAATACCTTGTTTGTCAATTGGCGAAAAAAGCAGGTATTGTAATGGCACATTCTGATATCCGACATTTTTCAGGAGAATATGATACCTTCCTCACAAAGCGATTTGATCGGACAGAAAAAGGTGAGCGCCTACACTTTGCCTCAGCCATGACGCTTCTTGGCAAAAAAGATGGTGATGGAGGGGATACAGGTGTCAGCTATTTGGATCTTGCAGATTTTCTTGTCCGCAATGGTGCACAAGCCAATGAGGATTTGGGACAGCTTTGGCGGCGGATCGTCTTTTATGTATGCGTATCCAATACTGATGATCATTTGCGAAATCATGGCTTTATGCTGACGGATAGAGGATGGGCACTCTCACCTGCTTATGATATCAACCCTGTTGCAACCGGTGGCGGATTAGCTCTTAATATCTCAAAAGAAGATAACAGCCAGGACCTTGATCTTGTGTTAAGCATTGCCCCTTATTTCCGTGTAGGCAAGGATCGTGCAAATGAGATCATCCAGGAAATAACCACTGTTGTAAGATCTTGGCCGAACATGGCAAAAAGACTAAGTATACCATCTCGTGAATTAAGCGTAATGAAAAGCGCTTTCCGAGTGGCAGATGAAAGCACATAA
- a CDS encoding IS3 family transposase, with amino-acid sequence MRQLVADRRHLIDITHSDISINRQCELLQVSKGALYYQPRPIDPYTLLLMDLIDKQHTITPFYGSRRLVAWLKQEGHPVNRKRVQGLMKKMRIEAIYPKPKLTRRNEAHKVYPYLLRGVNIARINHVWSTDITYIRIGNGFGYLTAVIDWFSRYVLSWRLSNTLENTFCVEVLEEALSIAEPEIFNTDQGCQYTATNFLKVLTDHKIKVSMDSKGRALDNIFVERLWRTVKYEEVYLKSYQSMKDAQSSLKTYLNFYNKKRLHQALEYKTPESIYCMVNEMK; translated from the coding sequence TTGAGGCAATTAGTAGCTGATAGAAGGCACCTGATAGATATAACCCACTCAGATATCAGCATTAACCGGCAATGTGAATTGCTGCAAGTTTCAAAAGGAGCCCTTTATTACCAACCAAGGCCAATAGATCCTTACACGCTTTTGTTAATGGATCTAATTGACAAACAGCATACAATAACCCCTTTTTATGGGAGCCGAAGGCTAGTGGCCTGGTTGAAGCAGGAAGGACATCCAGTAAATCGCAAGCGGGTTCAAGGACTGATGAAAAAGATGAGGATTGAAGCCATCTATCCCAAGCCCAAATTAACCAGGAGGAATGAAGCACATAAAGTCTATCCATATTTATTGAGGGGTGTAAACATTGCAAGAATCAATCATGTGTGGAGTACAGACATAACTTACATTCGAATTGGTAATGGTTTCGGGTACTTAACGGCGGTTATAGACTGGTTCAGCAGATATGTCTTGTCCTGGCGACTCAGTAACACCCTTGAAAACACCTTTTGTGTGGAAGTCCTGGAAGAAGCCTTAAGTATCGCTGAACCTGAGATTTTCAACACAGACCAAGGCTGCCAGTACACAGCGACAAATTTTTTGAAGGTTCTGACAGACCACAAAATCAAGGTCAGTATGGATTCAAAGGGCAGAGCACTCGATAATATTTTTGTGGAGCGCCTTTGGCGAACGGTTAAATATGAAGAGGTTTATTTAAAAAGCTACCAGAGCATGAAAGACGCACAAAGCTCATTAAAAACTTATTTGAATTTTTATAACAAAAAGAGGCTTCACCAGGCATTAGAATACAAGACCCCTGAGTCAATCTATTGTATGGTTAATGAAATGAAATAA
- a CDS encoding IS91 family transposase, with product MILISTIINKFKHGFLEQYKDSILPSHQKALWAMEQCRQEHGPHMLAQCTDHDCGEKRYIPHSCGHRNCPHCQNHENQQWIENQLDKRLPAEYYLATFTLPRQLRALTWRHQKIVYSLMFDCVQETLKTFTRNDKKLGGAAGFTAILHTHSRELEYHPHIHVVMPAASINMLTRLWKKKAGYLFNERALAKVFRAKMLEALVDQGLKLPGDCPEKWIVHCKNVGNGDKAIIYLGKYLYRGVIQEKDILRCEDGMVTFRYLHAKSKKYKTRTVTGEKFLYLLMLHILPKGFRRIRCYGFLHPCSKKLIKLLQLILRVIPFRMLASRQKKRPAITCPICGAKMKIIQTQILLPLVA from the coding sequence ATGATTCTAATCTCCACAATAATCAACAAATTCAAGCATGGCTTTCTGGAGCAATACAAAGATTCAATCCTACCCAGTCACCAAAAGGCCCTCTGGGCTATGGAGCAGTGCAGGCAGGAGCATGGCCCGCACATGCTGGCACAATGCACAGATCATGACTGCGGCGAAAAAAGATATATTCCCCACTCCTGTGGTCACAGAAACTGCCCCCATTGCCAGAACCATGAAAACCAGCAGTGGATCGAAAATCAACTGGACAAGCGACTCCCGGCCGAATACTACCTGGCCACCTTCACCCTCCCCAGGCAACTTCGGGCCTTGACATGGAGGCACCAGAAAATCGTCTATTCCCTGATGTTTGATTGTGTCCAGGAGACCCTGAAAACCTTCACCCGGAACGACAAAAAACTTGGTGGAGCAGCCGGGTTCACCGCCATACTCCACACGCATTCACGAGAGCTCGAGTATCATCCCCATATTCATGTCGTCATGCCCGCGGCAAGCATCAACATGCTAACCCGTTTATGGAAGAAAAAGGCCGGATACCTCTTCAACGAAAGGGCCCTGGCAAAGGTCTTCCGGGCAAAAATGCTGGAAGCCTTGGTCGATCAGGGCCTGAAACTGCCCGGGGATTGCCCCGAAAAGTGGATTGTTCATTGCAAAAACGTCGGCAACGGCGACAAGGCCATCATCTATCTTGGAAAATATCTTTACCGGGGAGTCATTCAGGAAAAGGACATCTTGCGATGCGAAGACGGCATGGTGACCTTCCGTTACCTGCACGCAAAGTCTAAAAAATACAAAACCCGGACCGTGACCGGAGAAAAATTTCTTTATCTGCTCATGCTCCATATCCTGCCCAAGGGTTTTCGTAGAATCCGGTGTTATGGATTCCTTCATCCCTGCAGCAAGAAACTCATTAAACTCCTTCAGCTAATATTGCGAGTCATTCCATTCCGTATGCTTGCAAGCAGACAGAAAAAACGACCCGCCATCACCTGTCCCATTTGTGGAGCAAAGATGAAAATCATCCAAACACAAATTCTTCTGCCGCTGGTTGCCTGA
- a CDS encoding ATP-binding protein — MGYLPLGKDGSNLFFQVISARHEKKSTIITTNLPFAKWGNIFDGTTAATAIADRLVYNSEILILEGESYRKRS, encoded by the coding sequence ATTGGTTATCTTCCGCTGGGCAAAGATGGATCAAATCTATTTTTCCAGGTCATAAGCGCACGGCACGAAAAAAAGTCGACAATTATTACGACTAATCTGCCCTTCGCTAAATGGGGAAACATTTTTGATGGGACCACCGCCGCTACGGCGATTGCAGACCGACTCGTTTACAACTCGGAAATCCTTATCCTGGAGGGAGAAAGTTATCGAAAGAGATCATAG
- a CDS encoding tyrosine-type recombinase/integrase, translated as MLESGVDLVELQQILGHVSILTTSRYTHLTTVTKNNARQAVNSLTDTFDITWGGVK; from the coding sequence ATGCTGGAATCCGGCGTAGATCTTGTCGAACTCCAGCAGATCCTGGGACATGTCAGCATCCTGACTACCTCCAGATATACTCACCTGACGACCGTCACTAAAAACAACGCCCGCCAGGCCGTCAATTCCTTGACCGACACCTTTGATATTACCTGGGGAGGTGTCAAATGA
- a CDS encoding helix-turn-helix domain-containing protein — MAKKRVIISPTLEDLLSTVGENIKLARLRRKITATMLAERAGISRVTLRKVENGESSVTMAIYANVLFCLGLEKDLLRLAGDDPLGRRLQDAELTHTTERVAKRKK, encoded by the coding sequence ATGGCAAAAAAAAGAGTGATAATCTCACCTACACTGGAAGATCTTCTATCGACGGTCGGAGAAAACATCAAACTTGCGCGCTTACGCCGCAAAATTACTGCGACCATGCTGGCAGAGCGTGCAGGTATTAGTCGTGTAACCTTAAGAAAAGTTGAGAATGGTGAAAGCAGTGTCACAATGGCTATTTATGCTAATGTTCTTTTTTGTCTCGGCCTTGAAAAGGATTTATTACGACTTGCCGGAGACGATCCTTTGGGGCGGCGCTTACAAGATGCTGAATTGACTCATACAACTGAGCGTGTCGCTAAGAGGAAGAAGTAA